The proteins below are encoded in one region of Amycolatopsis magusensis:
- a CDS encoding aldo/keto reductase: METREVKRLGRGVSAVGLGCWQLGADWGEVGEDDALAVLRTAAEEGVTFFDTADVYGDGRSEQLVGRFRAEHDGDVFVATKMGRRVEQVPENYTAANFAAWTDRSRRNLGMDTLDLVQLHCPPTPVYSSDAVFDALDDLVEKGRIARYGVSVETCEEALTALARPNVASVQIILNCLRLKPLERVLPAAAEAGAAIIVRVPLASGLLSGKYTKDTTFAADDHRNFNRHGEAFDVGETFAGVPYETGLEAVDRLRAMVPEGRTLAQFALRWILDQPGVTTVIPGARNPDQARANTEAAALPTVDGDAAATVRAVYDELIRPLVHDRW, encoded by the coding sequence ATGGAAACTCGCGAAGTGAAGCGGCTCGGCCGGGGCGTCAGCGCGGTCGGGCTGGGGTGCTGGCAGCTCGGAGCCGACTGGGGCGAGGTCGGCGAGGACGACGCGCTGGCCGTGCTCCGGACCGCGGCCGAGGAGGGCGTCACCTTCTTCGACACCGCCGACGTCTACGGCGACGGGCGCAGCGAGCAGCTCGTCGGCCGGTTCCGCGCCGAGCACGACGGCGACGTGTTCGTGGCCACCAAGATGGGCCGCCGCGTCGAGCAGGTACCGGAGAACTACACGGCCGCGAACTTCGCCGCGTGGACCGACCGGTCGCGGCGCAACCTCGGCATGGACACCCTCGACCTGGTCCAGCTGCACTGCCCGCCCACCCCGGTGTATTCGAGCGACGCCGTCTTCGACGCGCTCGACGACCTGGTCGAAAAGGGCCGGATCGCCCGCTACGGCGTCAGCGTCGAGACCTGCGAAGAGGCGCTCACCGCGCTGGCCAGGCCGAACGTCGCCTCGGTCCAGATCATCCTGAACTGCCTGCGCCTCAAGCCGCTGGAGCGGGTGCTGCCCGCCGCCGCCGAGGCCGGTGCCGCGATCATCGTCCGGGTCCCGCTCGCCTCGGGCCTGCTGTCGGGCAAGTACACGAAGGACACCACCTTCGCCGCCGACGACCACCGGAACTTCAACCGCCACGGCGAGGCGTTCGACGTCGGCGAGACCTTCGCCGGGGTGCCCTACGAGACCGGCCTCGAAGCCGTCGACCGGTTGCGCGCGATGGTCCCCGAGGGCCGGACGCTCGCCCAGTTCGCCCTGCGCTGGATCCTCGACCAGCCCGGCGTGACCACGGTGATCCCCGGCGCCAGGAACCCGGACCAGGCGCGGGCGAACACCGAAGCGGCCGCACTGCCCACTGTGGACGGTGACGCGGCGGCCACCGTCCGCGCGGTCTACGACGAGCTGATCCGCCCGCTGGTGCACGACCGGTGGTGA